AATGAAGTTTATGTCTTGCCCAAACAACTCGACGAGAAGGTCGCCCGCCTCCATCTCGGTAAACTTGGCGTGCGTCTGACCACCCTGACCCAGAAGCAGGCGGATTATCTCGGTCTGCCGGTAGCAGGGCCATACAAGAGCGATCGTTACCGTTATTAGGATTAAGCTTCCTTGTCTTTGATCTTGACCTGCGCTGCGGAATGGATTATATTCCGCCCGCATTCATCGTCAGTGGCGATTACTGTGAAACGTTTTCAGGGGGTGTGGTGAAATAGGTAGACGCACTGGACTCAAAATCCAGCGGGCGCAAGCCCATGTCGGTTCGATTCCGACCACCCCCACCATTCATTTTTTTAAAGTCAGAATCAGCCCAGTCTCTTTGTGTGGCCCCAAGCCGGGACACAGGAAAAGGAACCGGGCTGTTTTTTTGTACTCATGCAAGAACGTTATTCTCCTCCCGCAGTTTTGGGTTCACCAAGACTTTCAACAGTACACTTGTCTGGAAATCAACCGCTCCCACTTTACCCCCAAGGGTTTTTGACCGCGCATTTCCGTCATCGATGCAAGGGTTTTTTCGATTTAAGATGTTTTTTTTGATGCCATTGTAGAGCTTTTTTGCCAACAAAATGGAGGGTTTTTCAACAGCCATTTTGAAAAGATTCAACTTTAGTGCGAAAACAGGGGCTTATCCCTTATATGCAGTTTTATATATGAGCTTTCGAGGTAAAAGACTTAAAAAACAGCTAGTTGTCTTTTGCATAATTATTAGGCAAAATCCTAGTACCCCCCATTTTCTTGACCTTTTTAGCTGTAGGGATGGGGTTTTCCTCAAGGTTATCCACAGGGGGTGTTGACATGCCGTGAACATATTTTGGCAGAGCGCTTAAGTCATTATAAACACGAATTAATGACTGACTTTTGCTGGATGTTGCTCACTATCGTGTCGTGCAATTTTTAGCGTTTGGTAACAAGCAGGGTGATGCCAAGAAGACCGAAGAGGACGTTGGGAGACCATACGGCAAGGAGGATGGGAACGGTGCCGGAGTAGCCGAGAGCGAGCATCATCCCTTGAAAAAGGTGGTAGGAGATACCGATAAAGATGCTGATGGCAATGCCGACGGCAAGGCTGGAGCCGCGACCGCGCTGCAAGGCAAAAGGGATGCCGAGAAAGGCCATGATCAGACTGGCAAAGGGCGTCGCTAAACGACCATGCAGGTCGACACGGTAACGGGTTGAGTCGTAGCCTTCCTTCTTGACCCTTTGTGCCATATAAGCGAGGTCGGAGATGGTCATTTCGTCGTTGCGTTCGCTGATGGCACTGAAGTCTATGGGGCTTTTTGTTAAGGGCAGGGCGCTGGCCGCACTCTTGACGACATCGACGACTTCACCACTCGTTGCCGAAAAACGGGTGGTGGTGACCTTTTCACCAAGCCAGGTACCGGCGCTGTAGGTCGCCCGTTCTGCATCGATGCGGGTGGAAGGCCTGCCGTTTGGGTAAAGTTCCTGAATGCTGATCCCTTGCAAAAGATTCTGGGCAGGGATAACCATGCGAATATTGACGAGAGCCTGGCCGTCTTTAAGCCACACTTTGTCACGAGTAATGGTCAGTTGCTGCTGCTTTTCGAGATCGAAGCGATAGACGCGATTTGCTTCTCTGCTGGTGATGGGGACGAGCCATTCATTGGCGGCTAAAACGGTGAGAGAGATGATCAGTCCCATCACTAACAGCGGCAGGGTGATGCGGGGCAAGCTCATGCCGCCGGTCCGCATGGCGGTCAATTCGTTGCTGTGGGAGAGAGTGCCGATAGTCATGAAGACCCCCATCAGTACGGCAAGGGGAACGACCTGAGTGACTATCATGGGGATTTTGCCGAGGAAGTAGATGAGGTATTGCGCAAGGACGGCATTCTTGCGGGCAAGGTTATCGACTTTTTCGAAAAATTCAATAAGCAGATAGAGACCGGCAAAGGAACCGAGAGAGAGGAAGAAGAAACGATAAAAGAATGCCAGGGTATATCGGGTTAATAGCATGTAAATACCCTTTAATCCTTCTTTTTGAAGTAGGTGCTCAAGCTGAAGTGGATTTCTCGCTCATTGGCGGCCGCTCTGAGGAGAAAGACGCCGGCAATGGTGAAGATGACAACGGGCAGCCACAGAAAGAGAGCCGATAGACCGACATCAATGACCAGGGTTTTGGCCAGGGTGAAGAGGATATAAAAGAGGAGGAAGATAAAGAGGGAGAGCGCAAAGTTGGCGCCGCGCCCGGAACGCTGCGAGCGGATGCCGAGGGGGACACCGATGAGGATAAAGATCAGTGGCGTCGAGGCCATGACAAAGCGTCTTTGCAGTCCGGCTGCGAGAACCCGGGCTTCTTTGGGGTCTTGCGGGTTTTGGCGGGCGCTGAGGAGGTCGGGGAGACTGAGTTCACTCTCCTTGCGGTTGAGCACCTGCCCCTTGTCGTCGCCATGATTGAGGTTGACCCGTAAGCCATAAGTGTCGAACTGAATAATTTGATATGCTTCGTTATTGCCGTCGAGGCGATGAATCGCCCCATCTTTAAGGCGCAGATTCAGGGACTGGTCGTCTTGATCGATTTGAACTCCACCGGTACTGGCAAAGATTGTGGCAGGGAGGGTGCCAGGCCTTTCGTCGGCAATAAAAATATTACTCATCTGGCCGTTTTTATCGTCGACATCGGCGGCGTAGAGGACCAAACCGCTAAACTCATCATTGAAAGTCATCGGCTGAATGCCGATGGTGGCAATGCTGCTGGCAATGGCAAAGGCCTGGCGGCGAAAGGCGGCGTTGGCGGCCGGTTCGATATAAAGGGTGAGGGCGGCCGTTAGCAGGCTGGCAAGAAGGGCAA
This genomic window from Deltaproteobacteria bacterium HGW-Deltaproteobacteria-4 contains:
- the lptG gene encoding LPS export ABC transporter permease LptG; its protein translation is MLLTRYTLAFFYRFFFLSLGSFAGLYLLIEFFEKVDNLARKNAVLAQYLIYFLGKIPMIVTQVVPLAVLMGVFMTIGTLSHSNELTAMRTGGMSLPRITLPLLVMGLIISLTVLAANEWLVPITSREANRVYRFDLEKQQQLTITRDKVWLKDGQALVNIRMVIPAQNLLQGISIQELYPNGRPSTRIDAERATYSAGTWLGEKVTTTRFSATSGEVVDVVKSAASALPLTKSPIDFSAISERNDEMTISDLAYMAQRVKKEGYDSTRYRVDLHGRLATPFASLIMAFLGIPFALQRGRGSSLAVGIAISIFIGISYHLFQGMMLALGYSGTVPILLAVWSPNVLFGLLGITLLVTKR
- the lptF gene encoding LPS export ABC transporter permease LptF, with the translated sequence MIAFRIQRYLLREIAAPMFMALVIFTFVLMMGRSQKLMEMVIDKGVPVGQILRLLANLLPAFLVLTIPVALLIGVLLAFGRLSAESELVAMKASGIHLSLLMRPVLALALLASLLTAALTLYIEPAANAAFRRQAFAIASSIATIGIQPMTFNDEFSGLVLYAADVDDKNGQMSNIFIADERPGTLPATIFASTGGVQIDQDDQSLNLRLKDGAIHRLDGNNEAYQIIQFDTYGLRVNLNHGDDKGQVLNRKESELSLPDLLSARQNPQDPKEARVLAAGLQRRFVMASTPLIFILIGVPLGIRSQRSGRGANFALSLFIFLLFYILFTLAKTLVIDVGLSALFLWLPVVIFTIAGVFLLRAAANEREIHFSLSTYFKKKD